One region of Cyanobium sp. M30B3 genomic DNA includes:
- the cfa gene encoding cyclopropane fatty acyl phospholipid synthase yields MSEGQALAVGSVPAVLEAVLSSADVRMGGDRAWDLQFSDPRAERTVVEAVLERGSLGLGDSYVDGLWDCTALDQLFTRLLLAQGDSRLAQGGRLRSALWLLRERLLNLQSPVRSTLVARRHYDIAPEVYAAMLDPWLQYSCGYWQRARGLEEAQEHKLRLICEKLELRAGQRLLDIGCGWGGLAAYAARHYGVEVVGITLSGEQLRLARSRWPDLPLRFERCDYRQLEQLGCAPFDRVVSVGMYEHVGPRNAAAFFSAARNAIQDDGLLLLHTIGYRCHSPHGDPWIDTHVFPNGRLPAPGELATALEGGWLIEDWQNFGADYDHTLMAWHANVEAAWPELAGELAAAFGGRAEAERFRRFWRYYLLCCAGFFRSRQGQLWQLVLSRSNLAAAPRRPPYRSIRVGPCPLAKTHCQAGGR; encoded by the coding sequence GTGTCTGAGGGGCAGGCTTTGGCTGTGGGGTCGGTTCCTGCCGTGCTGGAGGCGGTGCTCAGCAGCGCCGATGTGCGCATGGGCGGTGATCGCGCCTGGGACCTGCAGTTCAGCGATCCCAGGGCAGAGCGCACCGTGGTGGAGGCCGTGCTGGAACGGGGCTCCCTCGGGCTGGGCGACAGCTATGTGGATGGGCTGTGGGACTGCACCGCCCTCGATCAGCTGTTCACCCGGCTGCTGCTCGCCCAGGGAGACAGCCGGCTGGCCCAGGGCGGCCGGCTGCGCAGCGCCCTCTGGCTGCTGCGCGAGCGGCTGCTCAATCTGCAGTCGCCGGTCCGCTCCACCCTGGTGGCCCGCCGCCACTACGACATCGCCCCCGAGGTGTACGCGGCGATGCTCGATCCCTGGCTGCAGTACAGCTGCGGCTACTGGCAACGGGCCCGCGGGCTGGAGGAAGCCCAGGAGCACAAGCTGCGGCTGATCTGCGAAAAGCTGGAGCTCCGAGCCGGCCAGCGCCTGCTGGACATCGGCTGCGGCTGGGGCGGCCTGGCGGCCTATGCCGCCCGCCACTACGGCGTGGAGGTGGTGGGCATCACCCTCTCGGGCGAGCAGCTGCGCCTGGCCCGCAGCCGCTGGCCCGACCTGCCGCTGCGCTTTGAGCGCTGCGACTACCGGCAGCTGGAGCAGCTGGGCTGCGCCCCCTTCGACCGGGTGGTGTCGGTGGGGATGTACGAGCACGTGGGGCCCCGCAACGCCGCCGCCTTTTTCTCGGCGGCCCGCAACGCCATCCAGGACGACGGGCTGTTGCTGCTGCACACGATCGGCTACCGCTGCCACAGCCCCCACGGCGATCCCTGGATCGACACCCACGTGTTCCCCAATGGCCGGCTGCCGGCCCCGGGCGAGCTGGCCACGGCGCTGGAGGGGGGCTGGCTGATCGAGGACTGGCAGAACTTCGGCGCCGACTACGACCACACCTTGATGGCCTGGCACGCCAACGTGGAAGCGGCCTGGCCCGAGCTGGCAGGGGAGTTGGCGGCCGCGTTCGGGGGCAGGGCGGAGGCGGAGCGGTTCCGCCGCTTCTGGCGCTACTACCTGCTGTGCTGCGCCGGCTTCTTCCGCTCCCGTCAGGGCCAGCTCTGGCAGCTGGTGCTGAGCCGGAGCAACCTGGCCGCAGCGCCCCGGCGCCCGCCGTACCGCTCGATCCGGGTGGGACCCTGCCCGCTGGCGAAGACCCACTGCCAGGCTGGGGGGCGTTGA
- a CDS encoding DUF1738 domain-containing protein → MTEKLSAEERLCAGLIQAMEPGVNPWRKPWNAQQGQHRNPISGAVYSGANPIVLELALSLRGSDLPLWCGYGQAKAQGWYPRKGSKAALILRPEIHKREEQDENGELVEFAWTTYKATNVFNFADLEGDGLTVAIDAAMGEVPPPRAESERLEAAEAVLMAWEVQPSFGGSRAFYVPSTDAICLPLPERFETAAAFVATWCHETIHSTGHKSRLARDLSGRMGSDSYAREELVAELGAFLLCRRLEVASCSENHAAYMESWIRVLRESPRVLLKVLSDARKAADLLCPG, encoded by the coding sequence ATGACTGAGAAATTGTCGGCCGAGGAGAGGCTGTGCGCGGGTTTGATTCAGGCCATGGAGCCAGGGGTGAACCCCTGGCGCAAGCCCTGGAATGCGCAACAGGGGCAGCACCGAAACCCGATCTCCGGAGCTGTGTACAGCGGCGCCAATCCCATTGTCCTTGAGCTGGCTCTTAGCCTGCGTGGATCGGATCTGCCCCTTTGGTGTGGGTATGGGCAGGCTAAAGCGCAGGGCTGGTACCCGCGCAAGGGGAGCAAGGCTGCACTGATTCTCCGCCCGGAAATTCACAAGCGGGAAGAGCAGGATGAGAACGGGGAGTTGGTGGAATTTGCATGGACAACCTACAAAGCAACCAACGTCTTCAACTTTGCGGACCTTGAAGGTGACGGGCTCACAGTGGCGATCGATGCGGCTATGGGGGAGGTGCCGCCTCCCAGGGCCGAGAGCGAGCGTCTTGAGGCTGCGGAGGCGGTTCTGATGGCGTGGGAGGTTCAGCCCAGCTTCGGGGGCTCACGGGCGTTCTACGTGCCCAGTACGGATGCAATCTGCCTGCCATTGCCGGAGCGATTCGAGACGGCCGCGGCTTTTGTCGCAACATGGTGCCACGAGACGATTCACTCAACCGGCCACAAATCCCGTCTTGCTCGCGACCTATCAGGCCGCATGGGCAGCGACAGCTATGCCCGCGAGGAACTGGTAGCCGAGTTGGGGGCTTTCCTACTCTGCAGACGGCTGGAGGTGGCCTCGTGCAGCGAGAATCACGCGGCATATATGGAAAGCTGGATTAGGGTTTTGCGTGAATCGCCAAGGGTGCTGCTCAAGGTGCTGAGTGATGCAAGGAAGGCGGCAGACTTGCTCTGTCCGGGATAG